CAGCCCTGACTCAGCTCCCAGGCTTTTCCTCGCAGCGATACACgcgcagtgctggaggaactcagcaggccaggcagcatctatgagaaactggaaacagccaacgtttcaggccgagaccctccatcagcatCTGCACAATGGTCTTGTGTTTACTTTTCCATCGATCCTAAATTACTGGATAACATgacccatcctccaatcctctgccaccactcctgcccgagaaacgcgcagagagacagaggcggggaggggaggagacagagtcagagtgacggACAGAGCCGAGAGCGGCCTCTCATCGTCCAGCTCCGTCTTCACTTTAATACACCCGGCAATTTCCAACGGTTTGTCCGAAACACAGAgctccagagagagagaaaaactccCTCACACACCACGTACAGAAGGAGTTCTAGGAATTTACTGGCAGTCGGACTTCATCGGATCAGAATACAGTGTGATTGGCGCAGGATCAATTTCAAATTGCCCGCCAATTTCAAAGCacccagcaacggtgatggaagacttttttaaaaattatttaccgTTAGTTTTATCACGCATTATACAATTTCAGTTTCatttaataaatttaatatcTAATCCCCTGAGTTaagatttaaatgcataattacgGAGTCGCTTCTCTAAACGAGTGAACTGATTCCTGTCCGAGACGGATAAAAGGATGAAGATCGATCTTAACGCGTTCAGAGGTTCTGAAGTAATCACCGACTGGAAAGGCAGATTCGCAGGAATATTGCAAACCGAACCGATTAATGTGTTTCAAATGTAACTCAGCTGAATGTAtcgataaaaataattaaaaggttGTGGATACGGCTCCGTCTGTGAGGCGGTGGGTGGCTCTTAGAAGAGCCTTTGTTTCGTGCTCGGGAGGAAGTGGGAGTTTTTCAGCCGCCGAAGCCATAGAGAGTGCGGCCCTGGCGTTTCAGAGCGTACACCACATCCATGGCAGTGACCGTCTTGCGCTTGGCGTGTTCAGTGTAGGTGACCGCATCCCGGATCACATTCTCCAGGAAAACCTTCAGCACCCCGCGGGTCTCCTCGTAGATCAGACCCGAGATCCGCTTGACGCCGCCACGGCGAGCCAGACGGCGGATGGCCGGTTTGGTGATGCCCTGGATGTTATCACGGAGCACTTTACGGTGCCGCTTGGCTCCGCCTTTGCCCAGTCCTttgcctcctttccctctgccagacATGATGCTGCTTCACTCAGATCGCTGCTCACTGACAAACTGCCTGTTGCTGTCTCCTTTTATACACAGCGCCCCGACCTGCCCGAGAaacgcgcagagagacagaggcggggaggggaggagacagagtcagagtgacggacagagccgagagcggcctctcatcgtccagctccgccttcactttaccacaaccgccaatttccaacgattcatccgacacaaagcgctccagcgaaaaacaaaactccctcacacacagtctgaaAAGAACGAGAGCCAATGTCAGGCTAATAAACATGGTGGGACTGATGGGCTGAAATGAATTTATTTCAACACTAGGAGTACTATGTTATCGGACGGACAGGGCTGGCAGCTCAACATTCCtgggtttcattgttttacatgTGAATGGGGGGTTAAAAATGCAGAGGTTACCTCACTGGGAATGTCACAGCAAACTGGAAGGTTCATTTACAGAGGCAATCTGCAGTTACACTGTTGGGGTGTTTGTATTGGCCCCGCAACAACCAGTGGGGGGACATTATCTTCTCTAGATTAACTGGAACTTGCTTAATTCTTAAATGCGCCAGATTTCTTCAGTGAATCTGAGAGGTGTTTGAAACATTATGTACAGGGCCCAACCAGAGGTGAGAACAGATGGGAATGAGCCAGGCCAGGTGACAGTTGAGAGTCAGTGaacattttgggaacagtgatcacaagttTCTTTTTTTCTTAGTTACAAGTAAAAATAAAAGTAGATCTTGTATGAAGGTACTAATTTGCAGGAGGACAAGTCAGGACGGAGGAAGACAGGAGCCAGGCAACATTGATCGGGAGCAGCCACTGTCAGACAAGTCCACATCTGATGTGTGGGAGTTGTTTAAAGACCAGCAACTCTGAGTTCAGGATCAGCATGTTCC
The sequence above is a segment of the Mobula birostris isolate sMobBir1 chromosome 28, sMobBir1.hap1, whole genome shotgun sequence genome. Coding sequences within it:
- the LOC140189083 gene encoding histone H4 translates to MSGRGKGGKGLGKGGAKRHRKVLRDNIQGITKPAIRRLARRGGVKRISGLIYEETRGVLKVFLENVIRDAVTYTEHAKRKTVTAMDVVYALKRQGRTLYGFGG